Proteins from a genomic interval of Brachybacterium vulturis:
- a CDS encoding sugar phosphate isomerase/epimerase family protein, producing the protein MSPRRDRPSTDAPRTGARKPYTRPSSAHRTARETLSKRLSAGDPRSDQHPQRRIPVGLSTSSVFPAGVEEAFRLAHEIGYDGIEVMVSYPKDSQEPALLREYSERYELPILSLHAPTLFFLQGLWGRDAWVKIERTIEIAKELGVPTIVAHPPFRWQGKYAHGFVEGVAALEEEHGIAIAVENMYPWRLGVRELLNYFPDHDPTDEQYSHVTVDLSHAATAGDDALEMIERLGDRLTHLHLTDGSGRTTKDEHLPPGEGNQPCAEVLRRLANRGWEGSVLLEVTTSNNAEVRERTLRQSLAFARHHLGHHLEDEVDEGGDVGSTTP; encoded by the coding sequence GTGAGCCCACGCCGTGATCGTCCGTCCACGGATGCGCCGCGCACCGGTGCCCGCAAGCCCTACACCCGCCCCAGCAGTGCCCATCGCACCGCCCGCGAGACGCTCTCCAAGCGCCTCTCGGCAGGGGATCCGCGCAGCGACCAGCACCCGCAGCGGAGGATCCCGGTGGGGCTGTCCACCTCCTCCGTCTTCCCCGCCGGTGTCGAGGAGGCCTTCCGCCTCGCCCACGAGATCGGCTACGACGGCATCGAGGTGATGGTCTCCTACCCCAAGGACAGCCAGGAACCCGCGCTCCTGCGCGAGTACTCCGAACGCTATGAGCTGCCGATCCTCTCCCTCCACGCTCCCACCCTGTTCTTCCTGCAGGGTCTGTGGGGCCGCGATGCCTGGGTGAAGATCGAGCGCACCATCGAGATCGCCAAGGAGCTCGGCGTCCCCACGATCGTGGCGCATCCCCCGTTCCGCTGGCAGGGGAAGTACGCGCACGGCTTCGTCGAGGGCGTCGCGGCGCTCGAGGAGGAGCACGGCATCGCGATCGCGGTCGAGAACATGTACCCGTGGCGGCTCGGGGTGCGGGAGCTGCTGAACTACTTCCCCGACCACGATCCGACCGATGAGCAGTATTCCCACGTCACCGTCGACCTCTCCCATGCCGCGACCGCGGGTGATGACGCGCTGGAGATGATCGAGCGGCTCGGTGACCGCCTCACCCACCTGCACCTCACGGACGGCTCCGGGAGGACCACCAAGGACGAGCACCTGCCGCCCGGGGAGGGCAATCAGCCCTGCGCCGAGGTGCTGCGGCGCCTCGCCAACCGCGGCTGGGAGGGCTCGGTGCTGCTCGAGGTCACCACCAGCAACAATGCCGAGGTCCGGGAGCGCACGCTGCGCCAGAGCCTCGCCTTCGCCCGTCACCATCTCGGCCATCACCTCGAGGACGAGGTGGACGAGGGGGGCGACGTGGGATCCACCACCCCCTGA
- a CDS encoding 3-oxoacyl-ACP synthase III, whose product MANGNTGIVHRNTSLLAIEMSLPQVTVTSDEIDEMLTPARKRLRLPKGVLQRVAGVYERRWWRDRDNGWKQGVVLAAERAMAKAGIMRDQVGLLINASVSRQHLEPAVSTGIHHSLGLPSSAMNFDITNACLGFVNAMTMASAMIDSGQIKYALVVGAEDVEQVQRGTVDRLNSKTSTRADFNNQFASLTLGSGAAAAVLGPTDEHPEGHRLRHTQARAGTEHHELCVANMQDMRTDSAGLLENGIQLILDTWKGANEDGYDFKNLDLVIPHQVSTVYIRNFSTITGVGMDRIPVTLADWGNVAAEAVPMTLAHIQDDIERGQRVLLMGVGSGLNTAMMEVQW is encoded by the coding sequence ATGGCGAACGGGAACACAGGGATCGTCCACAGGAACACCAGCCTGCTCGCGATCGAGATGAGCCTCCCGCAGGTCACGGTGACCTCGGACGAGATCGACGAGATGCTCACCCCGGCGCGCAAACGACTGCGGCTGCCCAAGGGCGTGCTGCAGCGCGTGGCCGGTGTGTACGAGCGTCGCTGGTGGCGAGATCGCGACAACGGCTGGAAGCAGGGCGTCGTGCTCGCCGCCGAGCGCGCCATGGCCAAGGCCGGCATCATGCGCGACCAGGTGGGTCTGCTGATCAACGCCTCCGTCTCCCGCCAGCATCTGGAGCCGGCGGTGTCCACCGGGATCCACCACTCCCTGGGCCTGCCCAGCAGCGCCATGAACTTCGACATCACCAATGCCTGCCTCGGCTTCGTCAACGCGATGACGATGGCCTCGGCCATGATCGATTCCGGGCAGATCAAGTATGCCCTGGTCGTCGGTGCGGAGGACGTCGAGCAGGTGCAGCGCGGCACCGTCGATCGGCTGAACTCCAAGACCTCGACCCGGGCGGACTTCAACAACCAGTTCGCCTCGCTGACCCTCGGTTCCGGCGCCGCCGCCGCCGTGCTCGGCCCGACCGATGAGCACCCCGAGGGCCACCGGCTGAGGCACACCCAGGCACGCGCCGGCACCGAGCACCACGAGCTGTGCGTGGCGAACATGCAGGACATGCGCACCGACTCCGCCGGACTGCTCGAGAACGGCATCCAGCTCATCCTGGACACGTGGAAGGGCGCGAACGAGGACGGCTACGACTTCAAGAACCTCGACCTCGTCATCCCGCACCAGGTCTCCACGGTCTACATCCGCAACTTCTCGACGATCACCGGGGTGGGGATGGACCGCATCCCGGTCACCCTCGCGGACTGGGGCAACGTCGCCGCCGAGGCGGTGCCGATGACGCTCGCGCACATCCAGGACGACATCGAGCGCGGGCAGCGCGTGCTGCTGATGGGCGTCGGCTCCGGACTGAACACGGCGATGATGGAGGTCCAGTGGTGA
- a CDS encoding alpha/beta fold hydrolase → MVNTTRSTGRRRAPSPAGPEIPDLPGVDPRLNRTVEVRDHTGEARRWHLLDSGPLLAERGITPRGTLLAVHGNPTYSFLFRSLVRDDIPWRLIAVDQLEMGYSERTGLKRRYQDRITDLSLLTDALSLRGPVVTVGHDWGGLISAGWALDNRHDLAGMILTNTGVHQKLEQALPKALQLATAPWFRTPSTSVTDTFLRTTLALSRPPLPREVQDAYLAPYRGRARRRGIDQFVADIPAGAEHPSRATLERVAAGITELDVPTLFAWGPRDITFSDRFLRDLIQRVPHADVHRFEGASHLVWEDADVAGLVADWLETTFGTVEQPRTAAPGWKPVSAFAEQAPERPIGAPITELANDPRHAHRAAVVELGGADGETREISWSLLNRRVDDIAAGLLAHGVRPGDRVSLLITPGADLTGVLYACFRIGAVAVIADAGLGLPGLTRATIGSHPDWFIGIKRALVGARALGWPGRRLSVEQLPTVDRTALGVETSIAELARSGSMMRELGAPLTAPWPAPDADAAILFTSGSTGPAKGAVLTHRQLGAMFAAVGDTLDLAPERGLVAGFATFALLGPALGAPTVVPDMDIMRPGDLTAPALAAAIAALGSPAVFTAPAALRNIIDTADQLDEAGRAAMGRAASFFSAGAPIPAHLLRALRTLMPSARALTPYGMTECLAVAAIDLEGIEAAGEGSGVCVGPPVPRVEIAIAVMDELGETTGEITRDAGERGEILVRAPHVRDRYLMLWGTTHTAMRFTGWHATGDVGHLDQEGRLWVEGRAAHVLATASGLLTPVQVEDAAESVPTVRRAGAAVVGPRGTQQVVVILETTDGYRPGRPGRPRPADPSLQEAVRRAVRDRSGADVVAVFTTSALPTDIRHNSKIDRAALSRWSAQTLAGERAEAL, encoded by the coding sequence GTGGTGAACACCACCCGCAGCACCGGGCGCCGACGGGCGCCATCCCCCGCCGGGCCCGAGATCCCGGACCTGCCCGGCGTGGACCCGCGGCTGAACCGCACCGTCGAGGTCCGCGACCACACCGGTGAGGCGCGCCGCTGGCACCTGCTGGACTCCGGTCCGCTGCTCGCCGAGCGCGGGATCACCCCGCGCGGCACCCTGCTGGCCGTGCACGGCAACCCCACCTACTCCTTCCTCTTCCGCTCCCTGGTCAGGGACGACATCCCCTGGCGGCTGATCGCGGTCGACCAGCTGGAGATGGGCTACTCCGAGCGCACCGGGCTGAAGCGCCGCTACCAGGACCGCATCACCGACCTCTCGCTGCTCACCGACGCACTGTCGCTGCGCGGCCCGGTGGTGACCGTCGGCCACGACTGGGGAGGGCTGATCTCCGCCGGCTGGGCGCTGGACAACCGCCACGATCTGGCCGGGATGATCCTCACCAACACCGGGGTCCACCAGAAGCTCGAGCAGGCACTGCCCAAGGCGCTGCAGCTGGCGACCGCGCCCTGGTTCCGCACGCCCTCGACCTCGGTGACCGACACCTTCCTGCGCACCACGCTGGCCCTGTCGAGGCCGCCGCTGCCGCGCGAGGTCCAGGACGCCTATCTCGCCCCGTACCGGGGCCGTGCCCGCCGCCGCGGCATCGACCAGTTCGTCGCCGACATCCCGGCCGGCGCCGAGCACCCCTCCCGCGCCACCCTCGAGCGGGTCGCCGCGGGCATCACCGAGCTGGACGTCCCCACCCTCTTCGCCTGGGGCCCGCGGGACATCACCTTCTCCGACCGCTTCCTGCGTGACCTCATCCAGCGGGTCCCGCACGCCGACGTGCACCGCTTCGAGGGCGCCTCCCACCTGGTGTGGGAGGACGCCGACGTCGCCGGGCTGGTCGCCGACTGGCTGGAGACCACCTTCGGCACCGTCGAGCAGCCGCGCACGGCAGCACCCGGATGGAAGCCCGTCTCGGCGTTCGCCGAGCAGGCGCCCGAGCGACCGATCGGCGCGCCGATCACCGAGCTCGCGAACGATCCCCGCCACGCCCACCGCGCGGCCGTGGTGGAGCTGGGCGGTGCGGACGGCGAGACCCGCGAGATCTCCTGGTCCCTGCTGAACCGCCGCGTCGACGACATCGCCGCCGGCCTCCTCGCCCACGGGGTGCGGCCCGGGGACCGGGTCAGCCTGCTGATCACGCCCGGTGCAGACCTCACCGGGGTGCTCTACGCCTGCTTCCGGATCGGTGCCGTCGCCGTGATCGCCGACGCGGGCCTGGGCCTGCCCGGGCTCACGCGCGCCACCATCGGCTCCCACCCGGACTGGTTCATCGGCATCAAGCGCGCCCTGGTCGGCGCCCGGGCGCTGGGCTGGCCCGGCCGCCGCCTCTCCGTCGAGCAGCTGCCGACGGTGGACCGCACCGCCCTGGGCGTGGAGACGTCGATCGCCGAGCTGGCCCGCTCCGGGTCGATGATGCGGGAGCTCGGGGCGCCGCTGACCGCGCCGTGGCCCGCGCCCGACGCGGACGCCGCGATCCTGTTCACCTCCGGCTCGACCGGGCCCGCGAAGGGTGCGGTGCTCACCCACCGCCAGCTGGGCGCCATGTTCGCGGCCGTCGGGGACACCCTGGACCTGGCCCCGGAGCGCGGACTCGTCGCCGGTTTCGCCACCTTCGCCCTGCTGGGCCCGGCCCTCGGCGCGCCGACGGTGGTGCCGGACATGGACATCATGCGTCCCGGCGACCTCACCGCCCCGGCACTGGCGGCGGCGATCGCCGCCCTCGGCAGCCCTGCCGTGTTCACCGCCCCCGCAGCACTGCGCAACATCATCGACACCGCCGATCAGCTCGACGAGGCCGGCCGTGCCGCGATGGGCCGGGCGGCGAGCTTCTTCTCCGCCGGTGCGCCGATCCCCGCGCACCTGCTGCGCGCACTGCGCACCCTGATGCCCAGCGCGCGGGCGCTGACCCCCTACGGCATGACCGAGTGCCTGGCCGTGGCCGCGATCGACCTCGAGGGCATCGAGGCCGCGGGGGAGGGCTCCGGCGTGTGCGTCGGCCCTCCGGTGCCGCGCGTCGAGATCGCGATCGCCGTGATGGACGAGCTGGGGGAGACCACCGGGGAGATCACCCGGGACGCCGGGGAGAGAGGGGAGATCCTCGTGCGCGCGCCGCATGTGCGGGATAGGTACCTGATGCTCTGGGGCACCACCCACACTGCGATGCGCTTCACGGGCTGGCATGCCACGGGCGACGTCGGCCACCTCGATCAGGAGGGCCGGCTGTGGGTCGAGGGCCGTGCGGCCCACGTGCTCGCCACGGCCTCCGGGCTGCTCACCCCGGTCCAGGTCGAGGACGCCGCGGAGTCCGTGCCCACGGTGCGCCGTGCCGGCGCCGCCGTCGTCGGACCCCGCGGCACCCAGCAGGTGGTGGTGATCCTCGAGACCACGGACGGCTACCGGCCCGGCAGGCCCGGCCGTCCCCGCCCCGCCGATCCCTCCCTGCAGGAGGCCGTGCGCCGCGCCGTGCGGGACCGCTCGGGGGCCGATGTGGTCGCGGTGTTCACCACCAGCGCGCTGCCCACCGACATCCGGCACAACTCGAAGATCGACCGGGCGGCGCTGTCGCGCTGGTCCGCCCAGACCCTCGCCGGCGAGCGGGCGGAGGCCCTGTGA